One Theropithecus gelada isolate Dixy chromosome 3, Tgel_1.0, whole genome shotgun sequence genomic window carries:
- the VPS26C gene encoding Down syndrome critical region protein 3 isoform X1, with amino-acid sequence MGTAVDIKIKRANKVYHAGEVLSGVVVISSKDSVQHQGVSLTMEGTVNLQLSAKSVGVFEAFYNSVKPIQIINSTIEMVKPGKFPSGKTEIPFEFPLHAKGNKVLYETYHGVFVNIQYTLRCDMRRSLLAKDLTKTCEFIVHSAPQKGKFTPSPVDFTITPETLQNVKERALLPKFLLRGHLNSTNCVITQPLTGELVVESSEAAIRSVELQLVRVETCGCAEGYARDATEIQNIQIADGDVCRGLSVPIYMVFPRLFTCPTLETTNFKVEFEVNIVVLLHPDHLITENFPLKLCRI; translated from the exons GAAGTGCTCTCCGGCGTGGTGGTCATATCGAGTAAGGATTCAGTCCAACACCAGGGAGTGTCTTTGACCATGGAAGGAACTGTAAACCTCCAGCTCAGTGCCAAAAGTGTGGGTGTGTTTGAAGCTTTTTATAATTCTGTTAAG CCTATCCAGATTATCAACAGCACCATAGAAATGGTGAAGCCAGGGAAGTTTCCCAGCGGCAAAACCGAAATCCCGTTTGAATTTCCTCTGCACGCGAAGGGTAACAAAGTTCTGTATGAGACATATCATGGCGTGTTTGTCAACATTCAG TACACACTGCGCTGCGACATGAGGCGGTCTCTGTTGGCCAAGGACTTGACAAAGACCTGTGAATTTATCGTTCACTCCGCT CCTCAGAAGGGGAAATTTACTCCCAGTCCCGTGGACTTCACGATTACACCTGAAACCTTACAGAACGTCAAAGAG agagCTTTGCTTCCCAAATTTCTCCTTCGAGGACATCTCAACTCAACAAACTGTGTCATCACGCAGCCGCTGACGGGAGAGCTGGTGGTGGAGAGCTCGGAAGCCGCCATCAGAAGCGTGGAGCTGCAGCTGGTGCGCGTGGAGACATGCG GGTGTGCAGAAGGCTATGCCCGCGACGCCACGGAGATTCAGAACATTCAGATCGCCGACGGGGACGTGTGCCGGGGCCTCTCTGTCCCCATCTACATGGTCTTCCCCAGGCTGTTCACCTGCCCGACACTGGAGACCACTAACTTCAAAGTGG AATTTGAGGTTAACATCGTGGTGCTTCTTCACCCTGACCACCTCATCACGGAGAACTTCCCGCTGAAGCTCTGCAGGATATAG
- the VPS26C gene encoding Down syndrome critical region protein 3 isoform X3, with the protein MGTAVDIKIKRANKVYHAGEVLSGVVVISSKDSVQHQGVSLTMEGTVNLQLSAKSVGVFEAFYNSVKPIQIINSTIEMVKPGKFPSGKTEIPFEFPLHAKGNKVLYETYHGVFVNIQPQKGKFTPSPVDFTITPETLQNVKERALLPKFLLRGHLNSTNCVITQPLTGELVVESSEAAIRSVELQLVRVETCGCAEGYARDATEIQNIQIADGDVCRGLSVPIYMVFPRLFTCPTLETTNFKVEFEVNIVVLLHPDHLITENFPLKLCRI; encoded by the exons GAAGTGCTCTCCGGCGTGGTGGTCATATCGAGTAAGGATTCAGTCCAACACCAGGGAGTGTCTTTGACCATGGAAGGAACTGTAAACCTCCAGCTCAGTGCCAAAAGTGTGGGTGTGTTTGAAGCTTTTTATAATTCTGTTAAG CCTATCCAGATTATCAACAGCACCATAGAAATGGTGAAGCCAGGGAAGTTTCCCAGCGGCAAAACCGAAATCCCGTTTGAATTTCCTCTGCACGCGAAGGGTAACAAAGTTCTGTATGAGACATATCATGGCGTGTTTGTCAACATTCAG CCTCAGAAGGGGAAATTTACTCCCAGTCCCGTGGACTTCACGATTACACCTGAAACCTTACAGAACGTCAAAGAG agagCTTTGCTTCCCAAATTTCTCCTTCGAGGACATCTCAACTCAACAAACTGTGTCATCACGCAGCCGCTGACGGGAGAGCTGGTGGTGGAGAGCTCGGAAGCCGCCATCAGAAGCGTGGAGCTGCAGCTGGTGCGCGTGGAGACATGCG GGTGTGCAGAAGGCTATGCCCGCGACGCCACGGAGATTCAGAACATTCAGATCGCCGACGGGGACGTGTGCCGGGGCCTCTCTGTCCCCATCTACATGGTCTTCCCCAGGCTGTTCACCTGCCCGACACTGGAGACCACTAACTTCAAAGTGG AATTTGAGGTTAACATCGTGGTGCTTCTTCACCCTGACCACCTCATCACGGAGAACTTCCCGCTGAAGCTCTGCAGGATATAG
- the VPS26C gene encoding Down syndrome critical region protein 3 isoform X4 produces MGTAVDIKIKRANKVYHAGPIQIINSTIEMVKPGKFPSGKTEIPFEFPLHAKGNKVLYETYHGVFVNIQYTLRCDMRRSLLAKDLTKTCEFIVHSAPQKGKFTPSPVDFTITPETLQNVKERALLPKFLLRGHLNSTNCVITQPLTGELVVESSEAAIRSVELQLVRVETCGCAEGYARDATEIQNIQIADGDVCRGLSVPIYMVFPRLFTCPTLETTNFKVEFEVNIVVLLHPDHLITENFPLKLCRI; encoded by the exons CCTATCCAGATTATCAACAGCACCATAGAAATGGTGAAGCCAGGGAAGTTTCCCAGCGGCAAAACCGAAATCCCGTTTGAATTTCCTCTGCACGCGAAGGGTAACAAAGTTCTGTATGAGACATATCATGGCGTGTTTGTCAACATTCAG TACACACTGCGCTGCGACATGAGGCGGTCTCTGTTGGCCAAGGACTTGACAAAGACCTGTGAATTTATCGTTCACTCCGCT CCTCAGAAGGGGAAATTTACTCCCAGTCCCGTGGACTTCACGATTACACCTGAAACCTTACAGAACGTCAAAGAG agagCTTTGCTTCCCAAATTTCTCCTTCGAGGACATCTCAACTCAACAAACTGTGTCATCACGCAGCCGCTGACGGGAGAGCTGGTGGTGGAGAGCTCGGAAGCCGCCATCAGAAGCGTGGAGCTGCAGCTGGTGCGCGTGGAGACATGCG GGTGTGCAGAAGGCTATGCCCGCGACGCCACGGAGATTCAGAACATTCAGATCGCCGACGGGGACGTGTGCCGGGGCCTCTCTGTCCCCATCTACATGGTCTTCCCCAGGCTGTTCACCTGCCCGACACTGGAGACCACTAACTTCAAAGTGG AATTTGAGGTTAACATCGTGGTGCTTCTTCACCCTGACCACCTCATCACGGAGAACTTCCCGCTGAAGCTCTGCAGGATATAG
- the VPS26C gene encoding Down syndrome critical region protein 3 isoform X2: MGTAVDIKIKRANKVYHAGEVLSGVVVISSKDSVQHQGVSLTMEGTVNLQLSAKSVGVFEAFYNSVKPIQIINSTIEMVKPGKFPSGKTEIPFEFPLHAKGNKVLYETYHGVFVNIQYTLRCDMRRSLLAKDLTKTCEFIVHSAPQKGKFTPSPVDFTITPETLQNVKERALLPKFLLRGHLNSTNCVITQPLTGELVVESSEAAIRSVELQLVRVETCGCAEGYARDATEIQNIQIADGDVCRGLSVPIYMVFPRLFTCPTLETTNFKVGKI, from the exons GAAGTGCTCTCCGGCGTGGTGGTCATATCGAGTAAGGATTCAGTCCAACACCAGGGAGTGTCTTTGACCATGGAAGGAACTGTAAACCTCCAGCTCAGTGCCAAAAGTGTGGGTGTGTTTGAAGCTTTTTATAATTCTGTTAAG CCTATCCAGATTATCAACAGCACCATAGAAATGGTGAAGCCAGGGAAGTTTCCCAGCGGCAAAACCGAAATCCCGTTTGAATTTCCTCTGCACGCGAAGGGTAACAAAGTTCTGTATGAGACATATCATGGCGTGTTTGTCAACATTCAG TACACACTGCGCTGCGACATGAGGCGGTCTCTGTTGGCCAAGGACTTGACAAAGACCTGTGAATTTATCGTTCACTCCGCT CCTCAGAAGGGGAAATTTACTCCCAGTCCCGTGGACTTCACGATTACACCTGAAACCTTACAGAACGTCAAAGAG agagCTTTGCTTCCCAAATTTCTCCTTCGAGGACATCTCAACTCAACAAACTGTGTCATCACGCAGCCGCTGACGGGAGAGCTGGTGGTGGAGAGCTCGGAAGCCGCCATCAGAAGCGTGGAGCTGCAGCTGGTGCGCGTGGAGACATGCG GGTGTGCAGAAGGCTATGCCCGCGACGCCACGGAGATTCAGAACATTCAGATCGCCGACGGGGACGTGTGCCGGGGCCTCTCTGTCCCCATCTACATGGTCTTCCCCAGGCTGTTCACCTGCCCGACACTGGAGACCACTAACTTCAAAGTGGGTAA AATTTGA